Within Nitrosopumilus sp., the genomic segment TTAGATCATCAATGTCTAGCTTCAAGTTTAGCTTGCTAATTGTTGCATTGATTCGCCTTAGCATCATTCTGAGATTGTATCCTCCTCCAACATTGCTTGGCAATGCACCGTCAGTTATTGCAAAAATCAATGTCCTCAAATGATCTGCAATCAGATAGATTCCTTCAAGTGGTGTAATCATTTTGTTTAGCTGATCATCTGTAATTCCTGCATTCTTTACTGCAAGACGTCTTACCTGGTTTAGATCATCGAAATGATCAATCTCTTTTGCAATCTCTGTAAAGTATTTTCTCAAAATTTCTGAATCTGAATCAATTCCAACCTTTTCAAACAGTTTGCCATTGATTGGACCAAAGCAGCAGTCATATGCAGTTGGAGTTCCCATTGTAATCCATGCAAACCTCTCAAGGCCTGCTCCCATGTCTATGACTCTCTGATCAAGTGTGGTGTGCTTTCCTAGCTCTCCTTGAAATTCTGTAAACACTGCATTGCCTAATTCTAATCCTCGAACAAAGTATTCTAGTGATGGACCAAAAGAGCCACCACCTGCCCAAACATCTTCTACAAAAACGACTTCTTCTTTTTTGATTCCAAACTGATCAGTTAGCAATCTAAAATCCAAATCAACACATTCATCCTTCCAGTATCCTCCCAAATCAGGAACACTGTGCTGCCCAATCATGCAGAAACTAGAGAAATGTCTTCCTGTAACTCCGACATTTTCTAAATCCTTAAAACGCAAACAAGTCTGTGGGACAACTAGCGGGTTTGCAGGAAACTCAAACACTACTTTGGAACCCATTACTCTTTGAAAGTCAACTACTGATGCGATTGTAAAAAACAAGTCATCTCGCCATCTGCAAACAACAGGATAGCGACTAACTGAAGTGTGATTGTTTTTTACAAAAAACTCTTCGACTTGTTTCCAAGATTGTGTATAATCAAATCTCTTGCTAGTTGGAGGCTCGCCAATGAAAGAATACGTATCTTTCCCATCATCAGGACACAGGTCTCTGTCGGCATTTAGAGTCCAAAAGAATCTGCCACATTTTGCACATGACTTTCTGACAAATCCTTGCTCTTGGAATAATTTTACATTATAGTATTTCTCAGGATCTGCTGAAAATTCTTTTAAAATCTCTTTTTTATCCAACTATCAAGGCTGCTTCAGACCGATATTAAGAATTAGCGCTGAGAAAAATGATCAATTATCTCAACTGCTAACTAGAATGGTTTTTGGTAAAATAATTGTAAATGTAGTGGGGTTAGTCGATACAGAAATAGTTCCGCCGTGCTGTTCTATGATGTTTTTACAACTTGCCAAACCAAGTCCCGTTCCCTTTTGTTTGGTTGTAAATAATGGCTCAAACACATGTTCCAGAGAATCTTTTGGAATGCCTATTCCGGAATCTACAAACTCTAAAACTATCTTGTCTTCTTTTTCGTCTCCTCTAATCTCAATTTCTCCTTTGTCTGGTATTGCCTGAATAGAGTTGATGATGAGATTGACAAACACTGCATCAAGTTTGACTGGATCACACTGTATGTGCATGTCTTTTTCAAATATTGTGATTTTGACATCATCTGGAATCTTGATCTTCTCTATGGCGTCCAGAATAATTTTACGAACTGATGTGTTGGTTGTCTCCAATGGAGATTTTCTGACATAATCTAACACATTTTCTATCTGGTGTGTCATTCTGTCTATGCTTTTGCTCATCAGGTTGATTCTTTTATCTAGTACAGGATCTAGTTTCGTTGTTGTTTGCTTTAGCAAGTCTGTTGTCATTTTTATCACCGATAATGGGTTTCTCAGATCATGTGCAAGACGTGCAGACAATTCACCAATTGCAGATAGTCTTTCGGCCTTGATGAATTCTTGTGATATGTGTTCTAATTCTTTTGTTCTTTGTATTAGATTCTTGTACAGTATTTTATTTAGCAAGAAAATTCCCACAGAAAAAATTATCATCAACATAACTAACACTATGGAAAAATAATCCAAAAAACTGGTATCTGTCTGTGGTGGCTGTAAATACCGTATGCTGAACAAAACTATTGCAACTGTAATGTTGATGATGACCAAAAATATCGAGATTCCATATTTTGTTATATTTTGCGTCTCAGACTGTACAGAATAGTTTGTTTCTTTGTCTGAAACATGCCTAGAATTGTGGATGCTGCGAAGCAACGAGAAAAACCATACTACATAGCTTGTAATCCATAAAACATCAATCAGATGATGGGTGGTATATTGTTCTGTTAGTGTCAAGAACAAAAACAATGTATCTGCAATAACAAATACCAAAACTCCTGCCAGTATCATTATCCAAAATAGATTTTTCCTTCTTTGAATCAAGAACAAGATTGTAATAATTACCGGTATGAGAACTAGTGCATCCAGTGCTGGATAGGCAAGTCCGATTACTGTCTCGATAATCTCGTTGCTATCTGAATTGTATGCGATGATGATAGTTGGGATTAGGGAAACAGCTGAAATTAGACTGGCAAAAAATATGCTTCTTTTTGGTATCTGTTTCTTTAGGGGTTTCAAAAAAATAAACAGTGAGATGAACATGAAAAACGGCGCGATGATGTAAAACACATCTGCCATGGATGGAAACGGTTCTGTCTCTAAAACTTGCTCATAAAAATTCCAAGTCTGTTCTGCTGCAAACCAGCTCACAAATGACAGTGCTAGAAAAACGAGGGATTTTTTTGGAATCTCCTTGATCTGTTCTGCTTTGATTGTAGCCCAGAGCACTACGATGACCAAGCTGCCGGGAATTGCAGTGTATAGAAACAGAGCAATTACATCAAAAATTGAAAATTCTATGGCTGAAAAATAATTTGCTATGTAAAGTGATATGATTGTAAGTAGCGTTGCAACAAAACAAGAAATCCATAGTTTGTCAAATCTTTCCATTTTTTGCTTGTGCATCTTGTCATAGACCCAATTTGCACCTGTTCTTCATAATATAAGATGTTATTGAAAAAATGAAAACAAATTGTATGAAACAATATACGGAAAGAAACCTCAATCAAAGATAAAAAATAAAGACTTCAAGAGATTATTTCTTTTTTGAAGCCTTGGTTGTCTTTTTTGCTGCTGTTTTTTTAGCGGTTGATTTTTTGGCTGTTGATTTTTTAGCTGTTGCCATGAAATTTGTTTAAAACAGTTGGATTTCTACAGGTGAAATTAACAAAATTACACAAAATGAGTACTATTCAGATAACAAATCTTCAAGATAATTTGGAATTAAATGAGCCAACATTTTCATCCTTTTGGTTTTAGGGATGTTACAATGGATATACTTTGCAAGAATTGTGTCTGATTGGGCAGGAATAAATACACTACATGAATCAAATTATTCATGTTTGGAAGAAAACCTACTTTGAAAGAAGGCACTCATATTTTCTCAGTTAAAAAAAACGGTGAATTTAATGACTTTATCTTTGGTATTGTTACTGGTGTTGATGGAAGAAAGGTTGGCATCAACGGAGTGATTGTAAATCCTGTAGGACTGAAAAACAAAATTGCTCAAGGAAAAACCGGTGAGCGCTCAAGAGAAATTCTTGAACACCCTACACCTGACAATGTAGTGTTGGCATTGGTGTATAGAGTTGAACATGAAAACTATGCCGAAGTCTTGGACCTTGACGAAGACAAGTGTGATATTCTTCCTCCAAAAATTTATGCAATGCTAGATGGTTGGATTCGAGAATCATTGCCGGAATTTTTCAATGCTGTTTTGTCCTTGCCAGAAGGTGCAGAAAGAGATGAGGCAAAACGAGTGCTAAGACAAAGAAAGGATACCTTGTCTGATCCAAATCTCAAACGAACAGTATATGCTGTTTGTCGTAGTCTAAAAATCCTGAACTGATTTTTGAATTTCTAGGCGTAAAATATAGTTGATTTCCTTGTTTGTTTACATGGCATTTTGTGCTATGTAAACTGTAAAAGCAATTCCAAATATTATGACTATAATAATTGATATGACTAGTTCTTTTTCCATAACATAAGGTATGAAGATAAGTACTTAGGTGTTTTTCAAATTCTGAAATCCTGTTTCGGGTTCATCTTTGTTCATGTATGCTTTCTTTTTTGCAATTTTTTCTTTGACTTCTGTCATTAGTTTCTCTTTTTCCTTTTGCATTATTTCTGCCATTGTCTTCTCGTCCATAACTCTCCCCATATCTTTTGATTTTAGACTTCTTTATGAATCAATTACTGATCATATTATTTCAAAAAAATGTAACAAACTGAAATTACATCTCCCTAAATAGATTAAATTTCAGATTCTTTTAGGTATGGTTAGTTGCATAGTGGTAGATGATGATCTAGACATTGTCGATCTGTTTTGTGAACTGCTGGAGATATCAAACGTGCAAGTTCTTGCCAAAGGACATGATGGAAAGCAAGCAGTAGAACTATATGAAAAATTCAAACCAGACGTTATCTTTGTTGATTTGTCCATGCCCAAATT encodes:
- a CDS encoding ATP-binding protein produces the protein MHKQKMERFDKLWISCFVATLLTIISLYIANYFSAIEFSIFDVIALFLYTAIPGSLVIVVLWATIKAEQIKEIPKKSLVFLALSFVSWFAAEQTWNFYEQVLETEPFPSMADVFYIIAPFFMFISLFIFLKPLKKQIPKRSIFFASLISAVSLIPTIIIAYNSDSNEIIETVIGLAYPALDALVLIPVIITILFLIQRRKNLFWIMILAGVLVFVIADTLFLFLTLTEQYTTHHLIDVLWITSYVVWFFSLLRSIHNSRHVSDKETNYSVQSETQNITKYGISIFLVIINITVAIVLFSIRYLQPPQTDTSFLDYFSIVLVMLMIIFSVGIFLLNKILYKNLIQRTKELEHISQEFIKAERLSAIGELSARLAHDLRNPLSVIKMTTDLLKQTTTKLDPVLDKRINLMSKSIDRMTHQIENVLDYVRKSPLETTNTSVRKIILDAIEKIKIPDDVKITIFEKDMHIQCDPVKLDAVFVNLIINSIQAIPDKGEIEIRGDEKEDKIVLEFVDSGIGIPKDSLEHVFEPLFTTKQKGTGLGLASCKNIIEQHGGTISVSTNPTTFTIILPKTILVSS